The Pseudoalteromonas translucida KMM 520 genome has a window encoding:
- a CDS encoding SPOR domain-containing protein yields MFKYKKNNTLILSLLILLFSTACATAPNKTVLVEPINDSPEYVSITALELAQLKDAAMQWQQARSGIERLLKLEKDITYLVNHIDIINSKAIAQSSQKARNHYNRPTRKQRYSSTAQQAIKPAYSTKPTVKLNTPKQVFALQVASLDSEKDLVKAWQELNEQAAPLFRDKIRTNVETANVNNKTYYRLKLGVYQNFKNAQADCDVFKLYKLDCIVSNYTDKPVKL; encoded by the coding sequence ATGTTTAAATATAAAAAAAATAATACTTTAATATTGAGTTTGCTTATACTCTTGTTTAGTACTGCTTGTGCAACTGCGCCCAACAAAACGGTATTAGTAGAGCCAATAAACGACTCGCCTGAATATGTGTCTATTACTGCATTAGAGCTGGCGCAACTAAAAGATGCCGCAATGCAATGGCAGCAAGCCCGCTCTGGGATTGAACGACTTTTAAAGCTAGAAAAAGATATTACCTATTTGGTAAACCATATAGATATTATAAATAGCAAAGCAATTGCGCAGTCTAGTCAAAAAGCTCGCAATCATTATAATCGCCCCACGCGCAAACAACGCTACTCGAGCACTGCTCAGCAAGCAATTAAACCAGCTTATAGTACAAAACCAACGGTAAAATTAAATACTCCAAAGCAAGTTTTTGCATTACAAGTTGCGTCGCTCGATTCCGAAAAAGACTTAGTTAAAGCATGGCAAGAACTCAATGAGCAAGCCGCGCCGTTATTTAGAGATAAAATTCGCACCAATGTTGAAACAGCAAATGTTAATAATAAAACCTACTATCGATTAAAGTTAGGCGTGTATCAAAACTTTAAAAATGCCCAAGCCGATTGCGACGTGTTTAAACTTTATAAACTCGACTGCATAGTAAGTAACTACACAGATAAACCGGTAAAGCTGTAG
- a CDS encoding SPOR domain-containing protein codes for MNRLFLICILVILVAGCSNQNTDATQLNDIVRMEEIKPYLEQWDANKDKITRLSEIESELLMLVQALSLQADLETVPENMRTGVKLVEHGTSEQNIQETAQTTLTTPQQSTYAVNLGSYLKKDLAILTSQRLQKAYPLIFKAFQYKVNTLSKPNIVLHQLIAGPFNNKQDAIIFCRILSKIDLACKLSPFAGENV; via the coding sequence TTGAACAGACTGTTTTTAATATGTATTTTAGTTATTTTAGTTGCAGGGTGTAGTAATCAAAATACTGACGCCACACAGTTAAATGACATAGTACGCATGGAAGAAATAAAACCTTACCTAGAACAATGGGACGCTAATAAAGATAAAATAACGCGTTTAAGCGAAATTGAAAGTGAGCTATTAATGTTAGTTCAAGCGCTATCCCTACAAGCAGATTTAGAGACAGTACCTGAAAATATGCGTACAGGTGTTAAATTAGTTGAACATGGTACAAGTGAACAGAATATACAAGAAACAGCCCAAACAACTTTAACTACCCCACAGCAATCTACTTATGCCGTGAATTTAGGTAGTTACTTAAAAAAAGATTTAGCAATACTTACTTCGCAAAGGCTTCAAAAAGCATACCCTTTAATTTTTAAAGCGTTTCAATATAAAGTAAACACTCTTTCAAAGCCCAACATAGTGTTGCATCAGTTAATCGCTGGGCCATTTAATAATAAGCAAGATGCCATCATTTTTTGTCGAATCTTATCTAAAATAGACCTAGCCTGTAAGTTATCTCCTTTTGCTGGAGAAAATGTTTAA
- a CDS encoding DUF4402 domain-containing protein, which yields MKKLLTKTTLAASVALLAFGASAETATFNAGVTVQNAFTFQSTADLDFGTIRATADTATTDTATLVLAANPATSSKTAASGAGAEIAVLTAGTPASFSVSGVSPFATLTIDATGVTGAISPVTAPAGTAGFTLSTPTYYVLTGANPNSAATTAIQVDSTGAATFNMGATLTTDATTPSSDYIDGDYSGTFTLILDY from the coding sequence ATGAAAAAATTATTAACTAAAACTACACTGGCTGCATCTGTTGCTTTACTTGCTTTTGGTGCTTCGGCAGAAACTGCGACATTTAACGCAGGTGTAACTGTTCAAAATGCATTTACTTTTCAAAGTACTGCAGATTTAGATTTTGGTACTATTCGTGCTACAGCAGATACAGCTACAACCGATACAGCGACGCTTGTTCTTGCAGCCAACCCTGCAACATCATCAAAAACAGCTGCTTCAGGTGCGGGCGCAGAAATTGCAGTACTTACAGCAGGTACGCCAGCTTCTTTTTCAGTGTCTGGAGTTTCTCCTTTTGCAACACTAACAATTGATGCGACAGGTGTAACGGGTGCTATTTCTCCGGTAACAGCTCCTGCAGGTACTGCAGGCTTTACACTTAGTACTCCTACTTACTACGTATTAACAGGCGCAAACCCAAATAGTGCAGCAACAACAGCTATTCAAGTTGACTCTACAGGCGCTGCTACATTTAATATGGGTGCAACATTAACTACAGATGCAACAACCCCTTCAAGTGATTACATTGACGGCGATTACAGTGGTACATTCACATTAATATTAGATTATTAA
- a CDS encoding molecular chaperone — MNLFKLFFILACASQLFISFNSQANLLISPTRISFDERQRVAKVIVINNGDEYQTYRLEWQEKTAKPEGGYITLTDGQTPSSSLSNMVRMSPSQVRLAPGERQIVKLALRKPRGLDDKEYRSHLLFKALPNETKSNKQGMGITINMILSYSIPIILRQGAKIPEVDIESVEVIKNQKNSALLVSLAKTGNYSAFGKVEAFYQASNSSEEIKVSMINDYSIYAEVPLARLTLSLFEKNTIKGPGKLRIVYSGLKEYQGTKFAEKIVNINVGSLGLLN; from the coding sequence ATGAATTTATTTAAACTTTTTTTTATACTTGCGTGTGCCAGCCAGCTATTCATAAGCTTTAATAGCCAAGCCAATTTACTTATCTCCCCAACTCGTATTTCTTTTGATGAACGCCAACGCGTTGCCAAAGTGATCGTTATAAACAATGGCGATGAATATCAGACATACCGTTTAGAATGGCAGGAAAAAACAGCAAAACCAGAAGGTGGATACATTACCCTAACTGATGGGCAGACACCTTCTTCATCATTGAGCAATATGGTACGTATGAGCCCGTCACAGGTGCGCCTAGCTCCTGGTGAGCGACAAATAGTAAAGCTTGCACTTAGGAAACCTAGAGGCTTAGACGATAAAGAGTATCGTTCGCATTTATTATTTAAAGCCCTACCTAATGAAACTAAAAGTAATAAACAAGGAATGGGTATCACAATTAATATGATTTTGAGTTACTCCATACCAATTATATTACGCCAAGGGGCTAAAATACCTGAAGTAGATATTGAATCTGTTGAAGTAATAAAAAATCAAAAAAATAGCGCATTACTTGTTTCGCTTGCGAAAACAGGAAATTATAGTGCTTTTGGTAAAGTTGAAGCTTTTTACCAAGCAAGTAATAGTAGTGAAGAAATTAAAGTGTCTATGATTAACGACTATAGTATTTACGCTGAAGTACCATTGGCTAGATTGACGTTAAGTCTATTTGAAAAAAATACAATTAAAGGGCCTGGTAAATTGCGTATCGTGTATTCCGGTTTAAAAGAATATCAAGGTACCAAGTTTGCCGAGAAAATAGTTAATATTAATGTAGGATCATTAGGACTATTAAACTGA
- a CDS encoding carboxypeptidase-like regulatory domain-containing protein codes for MQASVNKTDAVYNTLVNIEKKWQALTSEQVNTVHSKEQATLINSSGDKNAGIPVGELLFFSAYLRQYYLGELIAIKSDKGAWLELNSLFEQLNFAIAINNENLTAKGWYISQNNRFELDLTNKTVVIKGELYPLSEQDYYLDAGDIFIDSALLNNWFELNSKLNFSSLELRLSPKQQLPIEQRLQREERKISKNTDSLEPTLPWKASPYQAVSAPVADFQLSYSATKSNSSLNYSILGSQDLAYLKSEYYLAGQNGDDIRDSRLSFSREDTSASLLGPLNATSIEFGDVLSTQIGSNFTSNYARGVKVNNKPLYKKVNSNQINLTGAIQAGWDVELYRNKILIDQQLSLPDGRYLFENIDLLFGTNTFELIFYGPQGQVERKVEEYLIDGNSLNEGEGFYELSLTQEGEQLLTTPNYFNDQQGWLLAGRYEQGVTDYFSVYAGISALKSDNAESQNNYAFGSNLSIFNRVLINLDYEKSNDSEKELELAARTELAGQSVRFSMRKASLLNASQQSNLYNDIDAYELFVSGNVMQNNYGHLSYQNTASHISSDTQQSILRFGNSLNYYNSGYSFNNNLQWSDNDTFFGSSRLQKRFGRLSTRFGVNYEIKPESEVTSYETEFSRNLSSNLQAELKLTHQLEDNIKFVELGLNWQAQLFSLNSNFNYDSEDNWRIGLFGRFSLGYDTKNNNYFVNNRSLVQSGSLMVHVYLDENNNGIYDDGEQNLEGIKVKGLQNYRRAITDEHGIALLSGMPANLTTDIVIEPGSINEPFLVAANDGFSITPRAGFVEYMEIPLNNSSEIEGTVYKQHDGKPSEVQPFATIKLLDQQGKQVAQTQAAYDGYYLFTDLRPGEYKAVIDDEFKERKALKDTQQIMVNLPAQGEVVMGVDFELKEKAKKPAYIANAGRFSSLPIMKAYYQLIKQHLPAASKREAFYIKDKQQKRYILAIAYADSEQGKLEQVCNELQIKGLSCEVQAQLISH; via the coding sequence GTGCAGGCATCTGTAAATAAAACAGATGCTGTGTATAACACTTTAGTTAATATTGAAAAAAAATGGCAAGCTTTAACTTCTGAGCAGGTTAATACTGTTCACAGTAAAGAGCAAGCCACACTAATTAATAGTAGTGGTGATAAAAACGCAGGAATTCCTGTGGGAGAACTGTTGTTTTTTTCAGCGTACTTACGTCAATATTATTTAGGTGAATTAATTGCTATAAAAAGCGATAAAGGCGCTTGGCTTGAGCTTAATAGCTTGTTTGAGCAACTTAATTTTGCCATAGCAATTAATAACGAAAATTTAACTGCAAAAGGTTGGTATATTTCACAAAACAATCGTTTTGAGCTGGATTTAACTAATAAAACAGTCGTTATAAAAGGCGAGCTTTACCCACTATCTGAGCAAGATTACTACCTTGATGCTGGTGATATATTTATTGATTCAGCGCTTTTAAATAATTGGTTTGAGTTAAATTCAAAGCTAAACTTTAGTTCCTTGGAGCTTAGGCTTTCTCCTAAACAACAATTACCAATCGAGCAAAGACTACAGCGCGAAGAGAGAAAAATATCAAAAAATACTGATAGTTTAGAGCCCACATTACCTTGGAAAGCCAGTCCTTACCAAGCAGTATCTGCACCTGTAGCTGATTTCCAGCTTAGTTATTCTGCAACTAAATCGAATAGTTCTTTAAATTACTCAATTTTAGGCTCGCAAGATCTCGCTTATTTAAAAAGTGAATACTACCTTGCTGGACAAAATGGCGATGATATTAGGGATTCACGTTTATCTTTTAGCCGTGAAGATACAAGCGCAAGCTTATTAGGGCCATTAAATGCCACTAGTATAGAGTTTGGTGATGTACTTTCTACGCAAATAGGAAGTAATTTTACTAGTAACTACGCACGTGGAGTTAAAGTAAATAACAAACCGTTGTATAAAAAGGTAAATAGTAATCAAATAAACTTAACCGGTGCAATACAGGCTGGTTGGGATGTAGAGCTATATCGGAATAAAATTTTAATTGATCAGCAGCTTAGTTTACCTGATGGGCGCTATCTTTTTGAAAATATAGATTTACTGTTTGGGACTAATACGTTTGAGCTTATATTTTACGGGCCACAGGGACAAGTAGAGCGCAAAGTTGAAGAGTATTTAATTGACGGTAATAGCTTAAATGAGGGAGAAGGCTTTTATGAACTTTCATTAACCCAAGAGGGCGAGCAGCTCCTCACAACTCCCAATTACTTCAACGATCAACAAGGCTGGTTGTTAGCAGGTCGCTATGAGCAGGGGGTAACTGACTATTTTTCTGTTTATGCGGGGATATCGGCTCTAAAAAGTGATAACGCAGAGAGTCAAAATAATTATGCGTTTGGCTCTAATTTAAGTATTTTTAATCGTGTATTAATTAATTTAGATTATGAAAAAAGTAATGACAGTGAAAAAGAGCTTGAACTTGCAGCCAGAACTGAGCTTGCCGGACAATCTGTGCGCTTTAGTATGCGAAAAGCATCATTATTAAATGCTAGCCAGCAGAGTAATTTATATAACGATATAGACGCTTATGAGTTATTTGTATCGGGTAATGTTATGCAAAATAATTATGGCCATTTAAGTTATCAAAACACGGCGTCACATATAAGTAGTGATACTCAACAAAGCATTCTTAGATTTGGAAATAGCTTAAACTACTATAATAGCGGCTATTCGTTTAATAATAATTTACAGTGGTCAGATAATGATACCTTTTTTGGTAGTAGCCGGTTGCAAAAACGTTTTGGACGATTGAGCACGCGTTTCGGTGTTAACTACGAAATTAAACCAGAAAGTGAAGTTACGAGTTACGAAACGGAGTTTAGCCGTAACCTAAGCTCTAATTTACAAGCAGAATTAAAATTAACACACCAGCTAGAAGATAACATTAAGTTTGTTGAGTTAGGATTAAATTGGCAAGCTCAGCTGTTTAGCTTAAATAGTAATTTTAATTACGATAGTGAGGATAATTGGCGTATCGGTTTATTTGGTCGCTTTAGCCTAGGGTATGACACTAAAAACAACAACTACTTTGTTAATAACCGCAGTTTAGTTCAGTCGGGCTCTTTAATGGTACATGTTTATCTTGATGAAAATAATAATGGTATTTATGACGATGGTGAGCAAAATTTAGAAGGGATCAAAGTTAAAGGGCTACAAAATTACCGAAGAGCGATAACTGATGAGCACGGTATCGCTTTATTATCGGGTATGCCAGCCAATTTAACCACTGATATAGTGATTGAGCCCGGTAGCATTAACGAGCCTTTTTTAGTTGCCGCTAACGATGGTTTTTCAATAACACCGCGTGCGGGCTTTGTTGAATACATGGAAATACCGCTTAACAATAGTAGTGAAATAGAGGGCACGGTATATAAACAGCATGATGGTAAGCCCAGCGAAGTGCAACCATTCGCCACAATTAAGTTACTTGACCAGCAGGGCAAACAAGTGGCGCAAACACAAGCTGCTTACGACGGTTATTATTTATTTACTGATTTACGCCCTGGTGAATATAAAGCCGTAATTGATGATGAGTTTAAAGAGCGTAAAGCACTTAAAGATACACAACAAATTATGGTGAACTTACCAGCGCAAGGTGAAGTAGTAATGGGCGTAGACTTTGAGCTTAAAGAAAAAGCCAAAAAGCCAGCTTATATTGCTAACGCGGGGCGTTTTTCATCGTTACCTATAATGAAAGCGTATTACCAGTTAATAAAACAGCACTTGCCTGCTGCGTCAAAGCGAGAAGCATTTTACATAAAGGATAAACAGCAAAAACGTTATATATTAGCTATAGCATACGCAGATTCAGAACAAGGTAAACTCGAGCAAGTATGTAATGAACTGCAAATTAAAGGCTTAAGCTGCGAAGTGCAAGCACAACTAATTAGCCATTAA
- a CDS encoding SPOR domain-containing protein produces the protein MQNVNFYKRFLIIIVCIGTAFISGCSSTEQKVETLDKVTTQTEVTISAEELDQLKASSQQWQQAKAGVERLLIIEQDLKLLISQLNAVAQRESAVNSSNVSQPVITAEAEANKATATDAVAPVEQIEEYTQPLFSLQVAAVTEHARLVQSFNEIKANAAELFHGEFIANVETIKINGVTYYRLKLGAYQYQKNANIDCNKLKLQQVNCIVSHYTDQPLKL, from the coding sequence ATGCAAAATGTTAATTTTTACAAACGATTTTTAATTATAATAGTATGTATAGGCACTGCTTTTATATCGGGTTGTAGTAGTACTGAGCAAAAAGTGGAAACGTTAGATAAAGTTACTACTCAAACCGAGGTTACTATTTCAGCTGAAGAATTAGATCAATTAAAAGCCTCGTCACAGCAGTGGCAGCAAGCTAAAGCGGGCGTAGAGCGTCTATTAATTATAGAGCAAGACCTAAAGTTATTAATAAGCCAATTGAATGCGGTGGCACAAAGAGAATCGGCAGTAAACAGTAGCAATGTAAGTCAACCAGTAATAACAGCAGAGGCTGAAGCTAATAAAGCAACTGCAACAGATGCAGTTGCTCCAGTGGAACAAATAGAGGAATACACGCAACCTCTTTTTTCTTTACAAGTTGCAGCGGTAACTGAACATGCGCGACTAGTTCAAAGCTTTAATGAAATAAAAGCAAATGCAGCTGAGTTATTTCACGGGGAATTTATTGCAAATGTAGAAACGATAAAAATTAACGGTGTTACTTATTATCGTTTAAAGCTAGGTGCATACCAATATCAAAAAAATGCGAACATAGATTGCAATAAGCTTAAGCTACAGCAAGTTAATTGTATTGTTAGTCATTACACAGATCAGCCACTAAAGTTATAA
- the lptE gene encoding LPS assembly lipoprotein LptE: MRLLLPLLLVNLAACSLTPQPEPSVSTTARKAAMAPYTVNDYVNNLTYQLSHFKGPLSGNSRIGVSSFYYANALDSKLPSGQAEGLSQQIQESLLTQFTQLGYNTVEYRLSNNINLASNADSVLSRDITQLRERQNIDLIITGTVTRQQHAYIVNARLVNINNKHVLSAGSTEIPINVMWGSEKVQQRDNNLYRSEY; the protein is encoded by the coding sequence ATGCGCCTTTTATTACCGTTATTATTAGTAAACTTAGCAGCATGTAGCTTAACACCACAGCCTGAGCCAAGTGTAAGCACAACTGCGCGTAAAGCAGCCATGGCACCTTATACGGTTAACGACTACGTAAATAACTTAACTTATCAGCTTAGTCACTTTAAAGGACCTTTAAGCGGTAATTCTCGCATTGGGGTAAGCAGCTTTTATTACGCAAACGCGCTAGATTCAAAGCTTCCCAGCGGCCAAGCTGAAGGTTTAAGCCAACAAATTCAAGAAAGCCTGCTAACGCAATTCACTCAATTGGGATATAACACCGTTGAGTACCGTTTAAGTAATAATATAAATTTAGCATCTAACGCCGATAGCGTGCTTAGCAGAGATATAACTCAACTGCGCGAACGTCAGAATATTGACTTAATTATTACCGGCACAGTTACACGCCAGCAACACGCTTATATTGTTAATGCCCGACTGGTTAATATTAACAATAAACACGTTTTATCAGCTGGCAGTACCGAAATCCCGATTAATGTAATGTGGGGCAGTGAAAAAGTTCAGCAACGCGATAATAACTTATATCGCAGCGAATACTAA
- a CDS encoding FlgO family outer membrane protein, with protein MKKLLLTLCLPLGFGCSQMLTGMNSDTTQKNKNNSVQLANGERAVAAPMTDNQVYQSGLMQHTNYSKSSTPSRKNINHYVRGIMQNMVENLQYVNEKTPLAVSSFVFLDDDYNDASLLGNQISESFMHELHSFGIPVIDFKTTDYMRVTPSGDFVFSRDYLELNQDQNFNYVLAGTLVSHQGGVLVNARIIGLASKAVVGTAQGFIPQSVVDALNSSYRTDGIMLKQVGK; from the coding sequence ATGAAAAAGCTATTACTTACATTATGTTTGCCATTGGGCTTTGGGTGCTCACAAATGCTAACAGGCATGAACTCAGACACCACACAAAAAAATAAAAACAACTCAGTACAATTGGCTAATGGCGAGCGCGCAGTGGCAGCTCCAATGACCGACAACCAGGTATATCAGTCGGGGTTAATGCAACATACTAATTATTCAAAATCGAGCACGCCATCGCGTAAAAATATTAATCATTATGTGCGTGGCATAATGCAAAATATGGTAGAAAACCTACAATATGTGAACGAAAAAACACCACTGGCAGTTTCAAGCTTTGTGTTTTTAGATGATGATTACAACGACGCAAGTTTGTTAGGAAATCAAATTTCCGAAAGTTTCATGCATGAACTACACAGCTTTGGCATACCAGTTATCGACTTTAAAACTACCGATTATATGCGCGTAACTCCAAGCGGCGATTTTGTATTTAGCCGCGACTACCTTGAGCTCAACCAAGATCAAAACTTTAACTATGTTTTAGCCGGCACTTTAGTAAGCCATCAAGGTGGTGTGCTTGTAAATGCACGTATTATTGGCTTAGCCAGTAAAGCCGTAGTAGGAACAGCACAAGGCTTTATTCCTCAGTCAGTGGTAGATGCACTTAATAGTAGTTACAGAACCGATGGCATTATGCTTAAACAAGTAGGTAAGTGA
- a CDS encoding FlgO family outer membrane protein, producing MQHNLNFIIITLLFLVGCSSSRTEVNPSTNDNISYDLNEMLKVVQTETVHTEVDSTQFTPLKHHKTLVNYVEQMALDLVDTLESGSELEESINIAVTSIVDLDATLNNSNQLGNQISETLIHQLQKFGYGVVDFKTSDAINVNRRGDFVFSRDIKNLSKKHMASHVLGGTLIYRANGVTVNTRVINVNNKKVVASSRKFIPRYVLNKEDIYLSSN from the coding sequence ATGCAGCATAATTTAAATTTCATTATTATTACTTTACTATTTTTAGTTGGTTGCTCATCAAGTCGAACAGAAGTTAACCCCTCGACTAACGATAATATAAGTTATGATTTAAATGAAATGCTTAAAGTAGTGCAAACAGAAACGGTTCATACCGAGGTTGATAGCACTCAATTTACCCCCCTTAAACACCATAAAACTTTGGTTAATTATGTAGAGCAAATGGCGCTTGATTTAGTCGACACTCTAGAGTCTGGCAGTGAGCTTGAGGAGAGCATAAATATAGCGGTAACAAGCATAGTCGATTTAGATGCCACCTTAAATAACAGCAACCAGCTGGGTAACCAAATATCAGAAACACTCATTCATCAACTACAAAAGTTTGGTTATGGGGTGGTTGATTTTAAAACGAGTGATGCAATAAACGTAAATCGTCGCGGCGACTTTGTTTTTTCACGAGACATAAAAAATCTCAGCAAAAAGCATATGGCAAGCCATGTACTTGGTGGTACGTTAATATACCGCGCTAATGGCGTTACAGTGAATACCCGAGTTATAAACGTAAATAATAAAAAAGTCGTTGCCAGTAGCCGAAAATTTATACCAAGATACGTTTTAAACAAAGAAGATATCTACTTATCAAGTAATTAA